In Tumebacillus amylolyticus, the genomic stretch ACATCTAGCCTTGTTCCTTTTCCAGCTTGTACGTGCCGACGCCCTCGATGTGAACGAGATCGCCCGGATGGAGTTTGCGGCCGCGGCGGGATTCGACTTCCCCGTTGACCGTGATGTCGTGCTCCTCCAAAAACCACTTCGTGTGTCCGCCCGAGTCGATGATGTCAGCGAACTTCAGAAATTGGCCGAGCGTGATCTCGTCTTTGGACAGGTAAACCTCTTGTGCAGCCATGCCTCTCGACTCCTTCAGGGAATTAGTAAATGCGCACCGGCAAGATCAGGTGGAGATAGCGCGGGTTGTCCGGCAATTTGATCAAAAACGGGCTCATCGATCCCGTGAACTCGATCAAGATGTCCGGGGAGT encodes the following:
- the yaaA gene encoding S4 domain-containing protein YaaA; amino-acid sequence: MAAQEVYLSKDEITLGQFLKFADIIDSGGHTKWFLEEHDITVNGEVESRRGRKLHPGDLVHIEGVGTYKLEKEQG